One genomic window of Psychrobacillus sp. INOP01 includes the following:
- a CDS encoding ABC transporter ATP-binding protein, whose product MEPILRTENLTIKFGGQTAVDNVNFEMPEKHFKSIIGPNGAGKTTFFNLISGELKPTSGDVFFRGESLAGKSSVARTRKGLGRSFQITNVFPNLTVIENVRLAVQSKEKIRYQIFRHFTSYKDLEIQAERLLEIVLLSNKANAFATQLSHGEKRKLEIAMLLALDTEVLLLDEPTAGMSLEEVPAILDVIKQIKQTGERTILLIEHKMDMIMDLSDSIMVLFNGRLLADGTPMEIMNNETVQHAYLGGLYDEHLA is encoded by the coding sequence ATGGAACCAATATTGCGTACAGAAAACTTAACGATAAAATTTGGTGGGCAAACCGCAGTAGATAATGTCAATTTTGAGATGCCAGAAAAACATTTTAAATCTATTATCGGACCAAATGGGGCAGGCAAGACAACCTTTTTTAATCTTATAAGTGGGGAACTAAAACCGACTAGTGGAGATGTGTTTTTTCGTGGGGAATCACTGGCTGGAAAATCCTCAGTTGCTCGTACTCGGAAAGGACTTGGACGGTCATTTCAAATAACCAATGTTTTTCCTAATTTAACCGTCATTGAAAACGTTCGCCTAGCAGTTCAGTCTAAAGAGAAAATTAGATATCAAATTTTCCGACATTTTACCTCATACAAAGATTTAGAAATACAAGCAGAAAGGTTATTAGAAATCGTTCTACTTTCTAACAAAGCAAATGCATTTGCCACACAACTCTCGCATGGTGAAAAGAGAAAGTTAGAGATTGCAATGTTGCTAGCTCTAGACACAGAGGTTTTACTGCTAGATGAACCTACAGCAGGGATGTCATTAGAAGAGGTACCAGCTATTTTGGATGTTATTAAACAGATTAAGCAAACGGGCGAAAGAACGATATTATTGATCGAACACAAAATGGATATGATTATGGATTTATCTGATTCCATCATGGTTTTGTTCAATGGTAGATTACTAGCGGACGGTACACCTATGGAAATTATGAATAATGAAACCGTTCAACATGCTTATTTAGGGGGATTATACGATGAGCATCTTGCTTAA
- a CDS encoding substrate-binding domain-containing protein produces MVKKWKLLLTLLFLLIISAACSDKASTTEEAEGETTTTSGEVTEEGGTIKIGVLASLTGALESYGKQTRNGFELGLEYATDGTMEVAGKKIEVVFEDTETKPEVAVQKATKLLEEDEVDFLVGSSSSGDTLAVLPLAEEYEKIMIVEPAVADSITGSEFNPYLFRTGRNSSQDAVAGAAAIAKPGVKIATFAPDYSFGWDGVAAFKNAAEELGAEIVLEEFADPAATDFTSNLQKIIQAKPDYLFVVWAGANSPWNQIADLKLQENGIKISTGAPDIPALSIMEPLVGMEGFSVYYHTLPDNDINDWLVEEHKKRFNGEVPDLFTPGGMTAAIAIVEALEKSGGNADGNEMIKIMEGMSFETPKGTMTFRPEDHQALQTLYSIKLEKQDGVDYPVPVLIRELSPEETEPPILNNK; encoded by the coding sequence ATGGTTAAAAAGTGGAAATTATTATTAACTCTCTTATTTTTACTTATCATTAGTGCGGCTTGTAGTGATAAAGCAAGTACGACTGAAGAAGCTGAGGGTGAAACAACTACCACCTCTGGAGAAGTTACAGAAGAAGGTGGAACGATCAAAATTGGGGTACTTGCTTCATTAACCGGGGCTTTGGAATCTTACGGGAAGCAAACAAGAAATGGATTTGAACTAGGTTTAGAATATGCTACTGACGGGACAATGGAGGTAGCAGGAAAGAAAATAGAAGTTGTTTTTGAAGATACAGAAACGAAGCCAGAAGTAGCGGTACAAAAAGCTACGAAACTATTAGAAGAGGATGAGGTTGATTTCTTAGTTGGATCTTCTAGCTCCGGTGACACGTTAGCGGTACTCCCATTAGCAGAAGAATACGAAAAAATTATGATTGTCGAACCTGCTGTTGCTGATAGCATTACTGGTTCTGAATTTAATCCTTATCTTTTTAGAACTGGTCGAAACTCTTCTCAAGATGCTGTTGCAGGTGCTGCAGCTATCGCCAAGCCTGGTGTGAAGATAGCAACATTTGCTCCAGATTACTCGTTTGGTTGGGATGGAGTTGCTGCATTTAAAAACGCAGCTGAAGAACTAGGTGCAGAAATAGTGTTAGAAGAATTTGCAGATCCTGCAGCTACAGATTTTACGTCTAATCTACAAAAAATCATTCAAGCAAAACCCGATTACTTATTTGTCGTGTGGGCAGGAGCTAACTCACCTTGGAACCAAATAGCAGATTTGAAGCTACAGGAAAATGGCATCAAAATTTCGACTGGAGCTCCTGATATTCCAGCACTGTCTATTATGGAGCCACTTGTAGGAATGGAAGGATTCTCTGTTTATTATCACACTCTACCTGATAATGATATTAATGATTGGTTAGTCGAAGAACATAAAAAACGTTTTAACGGAGAAGTGCCTGATTTATTTACTCCTGGCGGTATGACAGCAGCAATTGCCATTGTGGAGGCACTAGAAAAATCAGGAGGAAATGCAGACGGCAATGAAATGATTAAGATCATGGAAGGAATGTCATTTGAAACACCTAAAGGAACAATGACTTTCCGTCCAGAGGATCACCAAGCATTGCAAACGCTATATTCGATCAAGTTAGAAAAACAAGATGGTGTGGATTATCCAGTTCCTGTTCTAATAAGAGAGCTTTCCCCAGAAGAAACGGAGCCACCAATATTAAATAATAAATAA
- a CDS encoding BTAD domain-containing putative transcriptional regulator, whose protein sequence is MDQPTIILSKLSAPIPSSTYMRKSALMKKLKMNTHKKLTLLHSGAGYGKSSALAQYFVDSRSLYSWYSITEEDDGILPFLRHLISSIQKTVPTFGRGFKDKDLISTYPKESELQQLYSLFSNELSNIDEPLSIVLDDFHLVDHVFHINYIMEKIIEFLPPNIHIVVSTRLRPKWSILLKLKLSGQLVEITEKNLMFTEEEILVFFEDYFDKHITVHDASEIMRLTEGWAIAIQLIAMQVAETNRQISQLVNPALNDLFSYLLEEVFLLLSAEDQQSLINFSVFPLFTANDIQDFFNNEEAKNMERLANSHAFIQPLGDSNTFRFHALFQQFLETKSKQKDIHAFYDTHRRAASYFQEKENIVQAIHHAVKANDERFLAKLLTIFAPKMIKGGQFDWLLDLLDNHLSNAIRNHFYELYYYEGECHRYRAFYEKARLSYEAALEKAFQKENILYISRANAGLAHIYLDTIQPVLAQPYLKEAIEWAEKGRDISALEKVFLQRLMAENLVNVGKANDAKTWIEKEKLDPAILTEGNLDARILLRTGKLIESQLLLESRTPDEDSLPDSHRETDVLLSFIYSLTGQVERAKISANKGIETGIREKSGFVEAVGLIRLGHSEVLTDPFDLETPEVCYLQAIQKMDELNVSRAKAEPYMGLSILKSRQGFFREAIDYGEKGLRETKKVNDYWLSAYILLGLGIVYLEKTEFIEALEHLRQANELFTNCEDVYGEMISHYWLMRIYNVINEEASFSEHAKCFMELCTMHNYYFFLQNRTVFGPTDLQTNYPILQKVYTIHNDNKHVQQIVNKLNIRTQTNYPGYTLYLRLLGPFTLYMGTDEVNDRKWQRDKSKELFAYLYLQNHRFVPKEELIQKLWGESDTKKLDRDFKVTLNSLLKVLEPNRQAREESYFILRKQSMYQLNPNAYVGSDVRDFNHFAKSGMEEMSPHLSKELLLKAVHLYKGELFENRIMIEWIHSERDKVQQLFIQVLERLSQTYTRLKEFEKTIYWAEKLLIYDSTWEEAYRLLMFAYYQLQNRSQSVKWYDRCVQVLEKELNIEPMSTTIQMFEMITGYE, encoded by the coding sequence ATGGATCAGCCTACCATAATTTTGTCCAAATTAAGTGCGCCAATACCGTCTTCTACTTATATGAGAAAATCTGCATTGATGAAGAAACTAAAAATGAACACACATAAGAAGCTAACTTTATTACATAGCGGAGCCGGTTATGGAAAAAGCTCTGCCCTTGCTCAATATTTTGTAGATTCTAGAAGCCTTTATTCTTGGTACTCTATTACGGAGGAAGATGATGGTATACTTCCTTTTCTTCGTCATCTCATTAGCAGTATACAAAAAACTGTCCCCACATTCGGTAGGGGTTTTAAAGATAAAGACCTAATTTCAACTTATCCTAAAGAATCTGAGCTTCAACAATTGTATTCGCTATTTAGTAATGAACTATCTAATATTGATGAGCCTTTATCTATTGTGCTAGATGATTTTCATCTTGTTGACCATGTATTTCATATCAATTATATAATGGAAAAGATAATAGAATTTCTTCCTCCCAATATCCATATTGTAGTTTCCACTAGGCTGAGACCTAAATGGTCCATCTTATTAAAATTAAAACTAAGTGGGCAGTTGGTTGAAATAACAGAGAAAAATTTAATGTTCACAGAGGAAGAAATACTCGTCTTTTTTGAAGACTATTTTGATAAACATATTACCGTTCATGATGCTTCCGAAATCATGAGACTTACAGAAGGTTGGGCTATCGCTATACAATTGATAGCCATGCAAGTGGCAGAGACTAATAGGCAAATTAGTCAGCTAGTAAACCCAGCTTTGAACGATTTATTTTCCTATTTACTAGAAGAGGTGTTTTTACTTTTATCAGCAGAAGATCAGCAATCTCTTATAAATTTTAGTGTTTTCCCATTATTTACTGCTAATGATATTCAGGATTTTTTTAATAATGAAGAAGCAAAAAATATGGAACGACTAGCTAATAGTCATGCATTTATACAACCATTAGGCGATTCTAATACGTTTAGATTTCATGCACTATTCCAACAGTTTTTAGAAACCAAATCAAAACAAAAGGATATTCATGCTTTTTATGACACTCATCGGAGGGCTGCTAGTTATTTTCAGGAAAAGGAAAACATCGTTCAGGCAATTCACCATGCGGTAAAAGCAAATGATGAACGCTTTTTAGCCAAGCTATTAACAATCTTTGCACCAAAAATGATCAAGGGTGGGCAGTTCGATTGGTTGCTGGATCTCTTAGATAACCATTTATCGAATGCTATTCGGAATCACTTTTATGAACTGTATTATTATGAGGGCGAGTGTCATCGGTACAGAGCATTTTATGAAAAGGCAAGACTTTCCTATGAAGCCGCTTTAGAGAAAGCATTCCAAAAAGAAAATATTTTGTATATTAGTAGAGCAAATGCAGGACTCGCACATATATACCTTGATACAATTCAACCAGTATTGGCACAACCTTATTTAAAAGAAGCTATCGAGTGGGCTGAAAAGGGAAGAGACATATCTGCTTTAGAAAAAGTATTTTTACAGCGTTTGATGGCGGAGAATTTAGTCAATGTAGGAAAGGCGAACGATGCAAAAACTTGGATAGAAAAAGAGAAACTAGATCCTGCTATCTTAACCGAAGGAAATTTAGATGCGAGGATTTTATTAAGGACCGGTAAGCTGATCGAATCTCAACTATTACTAGAAAGCAGGACACCGGATGAGGATAGCTTGCCAGATTCTCATCGTGAAACGGATGTGTTATTATCCTTTATTTATTCGCTTACGGGGCAGGTTGAGCGAGCGAAAATATCGGCCAATAAAGGAATAGAAACAGGTATTCGGGAAAAGTCTGGATTTGTGGAAGCAGTTGGTTTGATCCGGCTGGGACATTCTGAAGTATTAACTGATCCCTTTGATCTTGAAACACCGGAAGTATGTTATTTGCAAGCAATTCAAAAAATGGATGAATTGAACGTTTCTAGAGCGAAAGCTGAGCCATATATGGGACTTTCTATTTTAAAATCCCGTCAAGGGTTTTTCCGAGAAGCAATTGACTATGGAGAAAAAGGTTTACGTGAGACAAAAAAAGTAAATGACTACTGGCTGTCTGCCTATATATTATTGGGTCTTGGTATCGTCTATTTGGAAAAAACTGAGTTTATAGAAGCTTTAGAGCATTTGAGACAAGCAAATGAATTATTCACTAATTGTGAGGATGTTTATGGAGAAATGATCTCGCATTATTGGTTAATGCGTATTTACAATGTGATAAATGAGGAAGCTTCGTTCAGTGAGCACGCTAAGTGTTTTATGGAATTGTGCACTATGCATAATTATTACTTCTTTTTACAAAACCGAACTGTTTTTGGTCCGACAGATCTACAAACAAACTATCCTATTCTGCAAAAGGTTTATACGATTCATAACGACAATAAGCATGTTCAACAAATCGTAAATAAGTTAAATATCCGAACTCAAACCAATTATCCCGGTTATACACTTTATCTTCGTCTTTTAGGACCTTTCACGTTATATATGGGAACTGATGAAGTAAATGATCGCAAATGGCAACGAGATAAATCTAAGGAATTGTTTGCATACCTTTACTTACAGAACCACCGTTTTGTTCCAAAGGAAGAATTGATACAAAAGCTTTGGGGGGAAAGCGATACAAAAAAATTAGACCGAGATTTCAAGGTTACGTTGAATTCTTTATTAAAGGTACTTGAACCGAATAGGCAAGCACGTGAAGAATCCTACTTTATATTGCGCAAGCAGTCGATGTATCAGTTAAACCCGAATGCTTATGTAGGAAGTGATGTTCGGGATTTTAATCATTTTGCTAAGAGTGGAATGGAGGAAATGTCTCCTCATCTTTCAAAAGAACTTTTACTAAAAGCTGTCCATTTATATAAAGGTGAACTATTTGAAAATAGGATTATGATTGAATGGATTCACTCGGAACGAGATAAAGTACAGCAATTATTCATCCAGGTATTAGAACGACTTTCCCAAACCTATACTAGATTAAAAGAATTCGAGAAAACGATTTATTGGGCAGAAAAACTATTAATATATGATTCAACTTGGGAGGAAGCTTACCGCTTATTAATGTTTGCTTATTATCAGCTTCAAAACAGAAGCCAATCTGTTAAATGGTATGATCGCTGCGTGCAAGTACTAGAGAAGGAGCTTAATATAGAACCAATGTCTACAACCATTCAAATGTTTGAAATGATTACTGGTTACGAATAA
- the acnA gene encoding aconitate hydratase AcnA has translation MAKSNLHNSRTSFSLNGKEYNYYRLAALEEAGIAKVSRLPYSIKVLLESVLRQYDGYVIKEDHVNQLAKWGKDANTEAEVPFKPSRVVLQDFTGVPVVVDLASLRSAMNEMGGNPDKINPAIPVDLVIDHSVQVDKYGTASALQANMDLEFERNAERYNFLKWAQTSYDNFRAVPPATGIVHQVNLEYLAPIVHVNEKADGTLETFPDSVVGTDSHTTMINGLGVLGWGVGGIEAEAGMLGQPSYFPIPEVIGVKLVGDLPNGTTATDLALKVTQVLRQQGVVGKFVEFFGPGVSKLPLADRATIANMAPEYGATCGYFAIDEESINYLRLTGRDEEHIAVVEAYLKANDMFFDPTLEPVYTDVVEINLGDIVANLSGPKRPQDLIPLTDMKARYRESVVAPQGTQGFGLSEKEFDKTATAQFAEGDVAIPTGAVAIAAITSCTNTSNPYVMLAAGLVAKKAVEKGLTVPAYVKTSLAPGSKVVTGYLEDSGLNTYLDQIGFNTVGYGCTTCIGNSGPLLPEIEKAIVDEDLFVTSVLSGNRNFEGRVHPLVKANYLASPPLVVAYALAGTVDIDLEKDSFGKDKDGNEVYFADIWPSTEEVNEVLSTVVTRELFQKEYARVFDENEAWNAIETSTESLYSFNDKSTYIQNPPFFQGLSKEPGAIQSLDKMRVVAKFGDSITTDHISPAGAIGKDTPAGKYLRENGVEIRDFNSYGSRRGNHEVMMRGTFANIRIRNQVAPGTEGGYTTYWPTGEIMPIYDAAMKYQESNTGLVVLGGKDYGMGSSRDWAAKGTNLLGIKAVITESFERIHRSNLVMMGVLPLNFLPGESVETLGLTGKEEISINIAEGVKPRDILQVTAKAEDGSEKVFNVLARFDSEVEVDYYRHGGILQMVLRNKMLEA, from the coding sequence ATGGCAAAAAGTAATTTACACAATAGCCGTACTTCGTTTTCTCTAAATGGTAAAGAGTATAACTACTATCGTTTAGCAGCATTAGAAGAAGCCGGCATCGCAAAAGTTTCACGCCTTCCTTATTCAATTAAAGTATTATTAGAATCTGTTTTACGTCAATACGATGGCTATGTTATCAAAGAAGATCATGTAAACCAATTAGCAAAATGGGGTAAGGATGCTAATACTGAAGCAGAAGTGCCATTTAAACCTTCTCGCGTTGTGCTTCAAGATTTCACAGGAGTACCAGTAGTTGTAGATTTAGCATCACTACGTTCTGCGATGAATGAAATGGGTGGAAACCCAGACAAAATCAATCCTGCTATTCCAGTTGATCTTGTAATTGACCACTCGGTACAAGTGGACAAATATGGTACAGCATCAGCTTTACAAGCTAATATGGACCTTGAATTTGAGCGTAATGCAGAGCGTTACAACTTCTTAAAATGGGCTCAAACTTCTTACGATAATTTCCGTGCTGTTCCTCCAGCAACTGGTATCGTTCACCAAGTTAACTTAGAGTACTTAGCTCCAATCGTACATGTGAACGAAAAAGCTGATGGTACATTAGAAACTTTCCCAGATTCAGTTGTAGGTACTGACTCACATACAACAATGATCAATGGACTTGGAGTACTTGGATGGGGTGTAGGTGGTATTGAAGCAGAAGCAGGAATGCTTGGTCAACCTTCATACTTCCCAATTCCTGAAGTAATCGGAGTTAAATTAGTTGGAGACCTTCCAAACGGAACTACTGCTACTGACTTAGCACTTAAAGTTACTCAAGTATTACGTCAACAAGGTGTTGTTGGTAAATTTGTTGAGTTCTTCGGACCTGGTGTATCTAAATTACCATTAGCTGACCGTGCGACAATTGCTAACATGGCTCCTGAATATGGTGCAACATGTGGTTATTTTGCAATTGATGAAGAATCTATCAACTATTTACGTCTAACTGGACGTGACGAAGAGCATATTGCTGTCGTTGAAGCTTACTTAAAAGCAAATGATATGTTCTTTGACCCAACTCTAGAACCTGTTTATACAGACGTTGTAGAGATTAATCTTGGAGATATCGTAGCAAACCTTTCTGGACCGAAACGTCCACAAGATTTAATTCCACTTACAGATATGAAAGCTCGTTACCGTGAATCAGTTGTAGCTCCACAAGGTACACAAGGTTTCGGCTTATCTGAAAAAGAATTTGACAAAACAGCTACTGCTCAATTTGCAGAAGGTGATGTAGCAATTCCAACAGGTGCTGTAGCAATTGCTGCAATCACTTCTTGTACAAATACATCTAACCCATATGTAATGTTAGCTGCTGGTTTAGTTGCTAAAAAAGCGGTAGAAAAAGGACTTACAGTTCCTGCTTACGTTAAAACTTCTCTAGCTCCAGGATCTAAAGTAGTAACTGGTTATTTAGAGGATTCTGGTCTAAACACTTACCTAGATCAAATCGGATTCAATACAGTTGGTTACGGTTGTACAACTTGTATCGGTAACTCAGGTCCATTATTACCTGAAATTGAAAAAGCAATTGTTGACGAAGATCTATTCGTAACGTCTGTTCTTTCTGGTAACCGAAACTTTGAAGGTCGTGTACATCCACTTGTTAAAGCAAACTACTTAGCTTCACCACCATTGGTAGTAGCTTATGCACTTGCTGGAACTGTAGATATTGATTTAGAAAAAGATTCATTCGGTAAAGACAAAGATGGTAACGAAGTATACTTTGCTGATATTTGGCCATCAACGGAAGAAGTAAACGAAGTGCTTTCAACTGTTGTTACTCGTGAATTATTCCAAAAAGAATATGCACGTGTATTTGATGAGAACGAAGCATGGAATGCAATTGAGACATCAACTGAATCTTTATATTCATTTAATGACAAGTCAACTTACATTCAAAACCCACCGTTCTTCCAAGGATTATCAAAAGAGCCTGGTGCTATCCAATCACTAGATAAAATGCGCGTAGTAGCTAAATTCGGTGATTCGATTACAACAGACCATATTTCACCAGCTGGTGCAATTGGTAAAGATACTCCTGCAGGTAAATACTTGCGTGAAAATGGCGTTGAAATCCGCGACTTTAACTCATACGGTTCACGTCGTGGTAACCATGAAGTTATGATGCGCGGTACATTCGCTAACATCCGTATCCGTAACCAAGTAGCTCCGGGTACAGAAGGCGGATATACAACTTACTGGCCAACAGGCGAAATTATGCCTATCTATGATGCAGCTATGAAGTATCAAGAATCGAATACTGGTTTAGTTGTACTTGGTGGAAAAGATTATGGTATGGGATCTTCTCGTGACTGGGCGGCTAAAGGAACTAACCTATTAGGTATCAAAGCTGTTATTACGGAAAGCTTTGAGCGTATACATCGTTCAAATCTAGTAATGATGGGTGTATTACCACTTAATTTCTTACCAGGTGAAAGCGTTGAAACGCTAGGCTTAACTGGTAAAGAAGAAATTAGTATAAATATCGCAGAAGGTGTAAAACCTCGTGATATTTTACAAGTAACAGCTAAAGCTGAAGATGGTTCTGAAAAAGTATTTAACGTACTTGCTCGTTTCGATTCAGAAGTTGAAGTAGATTACTACCGTCATGGTGGTATCCTTCAAATGGTATTACGTAACAAAATGTTAGAAGCATAA
- a CDS encoding DinB family protein encodes MFIEKNNEIRKNLFQLIDSLTNEQFNEKPDEGSWSPKEIIDHLVKMELTIIKGIKKELANPTSPRAKKKPIQLSTLRIVKVKAPTHTVPSSEYKRTEEMKAQLHQARMELLSLYKSNSPSILKEKSLKHPIFGQVPLIQWFAFTGLHEKRHAKQLENTIEKIKGH; translated from the coding sequence ATGTTTATAGAAAAAAATAATGAAATAAGAAAGAACTTGTTTCAACTAATCGATTCACTAACGAATGAACAATTTAATGAAAAACCAGATGAAGGGTCTTGGTCCCCTAAGGAAATTATAGATCATTTAGTGAAGATGGAACTTACCATTATTAAAGGCATAAAAAAGGAGCTTGCGAATCCAACGAGTCCGAGAGCAAAGAAAAAACCTATACAACTATCTACATTGCGAATAGTTAAAGTAAAAGCTCCTACTCATACTGTACCGTCTAGTGAATATAAAAGAACGGAAGAAATGAAAGCACAATTGCACCAAGCAAGAATGGAACTCCTATCTCTTTACAAATCCAACAGTCCTTCTATATTAAAAGAAAAATCATTGAAACATCCTATTTTTGGACAGGTTCCTTTAATACAATGGTTTGCATTTACGGGGTTACACGAAAAGAGACATGCGAAGCAATTAGAAAATACAATCGAGAAGATAAAAGGTCATTAA
- the yfkAB gene encoding radical SAM/CxCxxxxC motif protein YfkAB → MIEMKTMNPINDPWEAYRDMEQFGKLTLSNIEFTTTTLCNMRCAHCAVGYTLQTKDPDAIPIELILQRLEEIPHLKTISITGGEPMLSKKSITNYVLPLLKYAHNRGVRTQMNSNLTLEPERYLLIAPYLDVLHISHNWGTVDEFVETGFAMMERKPTYEQRASLFQRMIDNSRMLSEAGVMVSAETMLNKKTLPHLEHIHRQIVDEMKCARHEIHPMYPSDFASALTTLTLEETHKAIEQILDFRDENVWMLFGTLPFYPCSQDEKSIQLLERLRQTKNVSTRNDPDGRSRLNVNIFTGEVIVTDFGDAPALGNIQSDSLPAIFDKWLDTPLSKSLNCHCPAVKCLGPNILVKNMYYKEEQFLSGSVK, encoded by the coding sequence ATGATAGAAATGAAAACGATGAATCCAATAAACGATCCGTGGGAAGCATATCGAGACATGGAGCAGTTTGGAAAACTAACCTTAAGCAATATCGAATTTACGACAACTACTTTATGTAATATGCGCTGTGCGCATTGTGCAGTAGGGTATACATTACAAACGAAAGACCCTGATGCAATTCCAATAGAACTAATCCTCCAACGTTTAGAAGAGATTCCTCACTTAAAAACTATTAGTATTACGGGTGGAGAACCTATGCTATCCAAAAAATCCATTACTAATTACGTTCTCCCCTTGTTAAAGTATGCCCATAATAGAGGCGTTCGTACACAGATGAATTCCAACTTAACCTTAGAGCCTGAACGTTACTTACTGATTGCTCCATATTTAGATGTTTTACATATTTCCCATAACTGGGGAACAGTAGATGAATTTGTCGAAACTGGGTTTGCCATGATGGAAAGAAAACCAACCTATGAACAGCGAGCAAGCCTATTCCAGCGCATGATAGACAATAGTCGTATGCTTTCTGAGGCTGGTGTAATGGTTTCAGCAGAAACAATGTTGAACAAAAAAACACTACCCCATTTAGAGCATATTCATAGGCAAATAGTGGATGAGATGAAATGTGCTCGCCATGAAATTCACCCTATGTACCCTTCCGATTTCGCTAGCGCATTAACGACACTAACATTAGAAGAAACGCATAAAGCAATTGAACAAATACTAGATTTTCGTGATGAAAATGTGTGGATGTTATTTGGAACATTACCTTTTTATCCTTGCAGTCAAGATGAAAAAAGTATTCAATTATTAGAACGACTACGCCAAACAAAAAACGTTTCTACAAGAAATGACCCAGATGGTCGATCGCGACTTAATGTTAACATATTTACTGGCGAGGTTATTGTCACTGATTTCGGAGATGCACCAGCTCTAGGCAATATACAATCAGATTCTCTTCCAGCAATTTTCGATAAGTGGTTAGATACTCCTCTTTCGAAATCACTTAATTGTCATTGTCCTGCTGTTAAATGCTTAGGACCAAATATTTTAGTGAAAAATATGTATTATAAAGAGGAACAGTTTCTTAGTGGGTCTGTTAAATAA
- a CDS encoding GlsB/YeaQ/YmgE family stress response membrane protein: MGFILYLIIGGIIGWLAGLILGKDIPGGIIGNIIAGIIGAWIGGLIFPDMGPVIWDMAIIPALIGAIILVLVLSFILKAMRKA; this comes from the coding sequence ATGGGATTCATTTTATACTTAATAATCGGTGGTATCATCGGTTGGTTAGCAGGACTTATTTTAGGTAAAGATATACCAGGAGGAATTATCGGTAACATTATCGCAGGTATCATCGGTGCATGGATCGGCGGATTAATATTCCCTGACATGGGTCCAGTTATCTGGGATATGGCAATTATTCCAGCATTGATCGGTGCAATTATCTTAGTATTAGTATTAAGCTTTATTTTAAAAGCTATGCGCAAAGCTTAA
- a CDS encoding lytic transglycosylase domain-containing protein, whose amino-acid sequence MKKQKGISYKSKVWMIVLLLPFTITIYILAIIGWKELIKIPIVQEWAETVQKSTAKLDVPTEYIDLYKKAEENYGVPWTLLAAHHRIETRFSTMDPLLSPAGAEGHLQFMPCTFVGWSHPSCGGLGKGEIPEKDKINPAIIEKYGGYGVDANNDGKADPYDLEDAIYSAANYLAASGAADGEIEKAIFNYNHSEKYVKDVLHFYNLYENQLKEIQAAYSPGN is encoded by the coding sequence ATGAAGAAACAAAAAGGGATATCTTATAAATCAAAGGTTTGGATGATTGTATTACTACTTCCATTTACCATAACAATCTATATACTGGCAATTATAGGGTGGAAAGAGTTAATAAAAATACCCATTGTACAAGAATGGGCAGAAACGGTTCAAAAGAGCACAGCCAAATTGGATGTGCCTACCGAATATATTGATTTGTATAAAAAAGCAGAAGAAAATTATGGTGTCCCCTGGACATTACTAGCTGCTCATCATCGTATTGAGACTAGATTTTCGACAATGGACCCATTACTTTCACCAGCCGGAGCTGAAGGACATTTGCAATTTATGCCTTGTACTTTTGTAGGATGGTCACACCCCAGTTGTGGGGGATTGGGAAAAGGAGAGATTCCTGAAAAGGATAAGATAAATCCAGCAATTATCGAAAAGTATGGTGGATATGGGGTAGATGCTAATAATGACGGTAAAGCTGATCCATACGATTTAGAGGATGCTATATACAGTGCAGCCAATTATCTCGCAGCAAGCGGTGCCGCTGATGGTGAAATTGAAAAAGCTATTTTCAATTATAATCATAGTGAAAAATATGTGAAGGACGTCCTGCATTTTTATAATTTGTATGAAAATCAGTTAAAAGAAATTCAAGCAGCATACTCTCCTGGAAATTAG